A DNA window from Parabacteroides johnsonii DSM 18315 contains the following coding sequences:
- a CDS encoding EFR1 family ferrodoxin (N-terminal region resembles flavodoxins. C-terminal ferrodoxin region binds two 4Fe-4S clusters.), with the protein MKAIIFYRSSYKGNTLKIAKSMAEALSAELVSIDSNPAIDLSDYDLIGFGSAINFAAHDIRLQRFVSSQNLKGKNVFVFSTRCRPFLGAYHKPLRKIVEAKGGIIAGEFSCRGFDRTGPWVLMDGYNKARPNERDRFKARLFAEKLRWKLHPLALIYKDPVTGYSEGITIRRKVSDIIAGNKVVFLNTSTCINCGKCIKICPMHIFALKDTVLPTDEKNCIQCRLCADNCPTSSIYIHESFLNGFRIALRESFSDKLQNSYNNEDNQQ; encoded by the coding sequence ATGAAGGCAATAATATTCTATCGTTCCTCGTATAAAGGCAACACGTTGAAGATTGCTAAAAGCATGGCGGAAGCCCTGTCTGCTGAATTGGTATCTATCGACAGCAATCCGGCAATCGACCTATCGGATTATGACCTTATCGGCTTTGGCTCCGCTATAAACTTTGCCGCTCACGATATACGACTTCAACGATTTGTTTCAAGTCAAAATCTTAAAGGCAAAAATGTGTTCGTATTCTCCACCCGTTGCAGACCTTTCTTGGGAGCATATCATAAGCCACTCAGAAAAATCGTCGAGGCAAAAGGTGGAATTATAGCCGGAGAGTTTTCTTGCCGGGGATTTGACCGCACCGGGCCGTGGGTTCTTATGGACGGCTACAATAAAGCCAGACCGAATGAACGAGATAGGTTCAAGGCAAGACTATTTGCGGAAAAACTTCGATGGAAGTTGCATCCGTTGGCTCTTATCTATAAAGATCCGGTTACCGGATATTCGGAGGGCATTACGATACGCCGTAAAGTTTCAGATATAATAGCGGGTAACAAGGTGGTGTTCCTAAATACCTCTACTTGTATAAATTGCGGGAAATGTATCAAGATTTGTCCGATGCACATATTCGCACTAAAAGATACGGTTTTACCGACTGACGAGAAAAATTGCATCCAGTGCCGGCTGTGCGCTGACAACTGTCCGACTTCTTCAATATATATCCATGAATCTTTCTTGAATGGATTTCGGATAGCTCTCAGAGAATCATTCAGCGACAAATTGCAGAACAGTTATAACAATGAAGATAATCAGCAGTAG
- a CDS encoding TetR/AcrR family transcriptional regulator yields the protein MELKETEKRLLEAVSHIVENDGFTKIGVNRIANQAGCDKVLIYRYFGGLDGLLVEWAKRHDYYSFAYSEFIDTIKRAKDGNIKQIVKDVLMCQLSYLKDNVLMQELLVWELSGHSSFKGIIEERERIGHKLQEELNKFLDRGGDNNMSIAIIISAINYIVLFTRQYHKINGIDFSKPEAWERMEAMISKYVDFIFDNNL from the coding sequence ATGGAATTGAAAGAAACAGAAAAGAGGCTCCTTGAAGCCGTGAGCCATATCGTAGAGAACGACGGTTTTACCAAAATCGGAGTTAATCGCATCGCTAATCAAGCCGGATGCGATAAGGTTTTGATTTATCGCTATTTCGGTGGATTGGATGGTTTGCTCGTGGAATGGGCAAAGCGTCATGACTATTATTCGTTTGCCTATTCGGAGTTTATTGATACCATCAAACGAGCCAAAGACGGTAACATAAAGCAGATTGTTAAGGATGTGCTTATGTGTCAGCTTAGCTATCTAAAAGATAATGTTCTCATGCAAGAGCTTCTTGTATGGGAACTTTCAGGTCATTCGTCTTTCAAGGGTATCATCGAAGAACGTGAGCGTATCGGTCATAAATTGCAGGAGGAACTGAATAAGTTTTTGGATCGGGGTGGTGACAACAATATGTCGATTGCCATAATCATATCCGCAATCAACTATATTGTCCTTTTCACAAGGCAATACCACAAAATCAACGGCATAGATTTCAGTAAGCCGGAAGCATGGGAAAGAATGGAAGCTATGATTTCCAAGTATGTGGACTTTATCTTTGACAACAATCTATGA
- a CDS encoding AraC family transcriptional regulator — protein MQKFRIIQPTPALKPFIRYYWTLQDSTLGIVSQRTLPTGCMSLVFHRGDRLKVTNRDELQPRWFISGQETGFTDVISTGNIEMIVAVFQPHTAKIFFHLPVSLFRDMNIPILDMEDIELSDLAKKIEDADNLEISIDLIEQFLLSRLLLENNYNIPRLAAVVRHINNSVQTNIKGLADIACLSEKQFCRVFSEHIGTTPKDFLRIIRLQRTLSVLQHNPGIGFAQLSYECGYTDQSHMIKEFKLFSGYTPKEYIARYSPVSDYFTF, from the coding sequence ATGCAGAAATTCAGAATCATACAGCCAACGCCTGCACTGAAACCGTTTATACGGTATTACTGGACATTGCAGGATAGTACCTTAGGCATAGTGTCGCAACGCACTTTGCCGACAGGCTGTATGTCACTTGTGTTTCATCGTGGCGACAGGCTCAAAGTCACGAACCGTGATGAATTACAGCCGCGTTGGTTTATCAGCGGACAGGAAACGGGATTTACAGATGTGATTTCCACTGGCAATATTGAGATGATAGTGGCTGTGTTTCAACCCCACACCGCAAAAATCTTTTTTCATCTCCCCGTAAGTCTGTTCCGTGATATGAACATTCCAATACTGGATATGGAGGACATCGAGCTGTCGGATTTGGCAAAGAAAATAGAAGATGCCGACAATCTTGAAATCTCCATTGACCTCATAGAACAATTCCTGTTAAGCCGGTTGCTATTGGAAAACAACTATAATATACCGAGGCTTGCCGCAGTAGTACGTCATATCAACAATTCAGTCCAAACAAACATCAAGGGGCTTGCCGATATAGCGTGTCTGAGCGAAAAGCAGTTTTGCCGTGTCTTTTCAGAACACATCGGGACTACCCCAAAGGACTTCCTGCGCATTATCAGGTTGCAACGCACTTTATCCGTCTTGCAACATAATCCGGGAATAGGTTTTGCCCAACTGTCATACGAATGTGGGTACACCGACCAATCCCATATGATTAAAGAATTCAAGCTATTCTCCGGCTACACACCGAAAGAGTATATTGCTCGATACTCTCCTGTTTCTGACTATTTTACATTCTGA
- a CDS encoding pyridoxamine 5'-phosphate oxidase family protein, which produces MKNPEQTVGNMADKLKTAFIGSVDEQGYPNVKAMLQPRRREGIKVFYFTTNTSSMRVRQFLSDNKACVYFCDNRFFRGAMLRGTMEVLTDAESKEMIWRDGDTEYYPQGVTDPDYCVLKFTAISGRFYSNYHSEEFTVE; this is translated from the coding sequence ATGAAAAATCCGGAGCAAACCGTCGGCAATATGGCGGACAAATTAAAAACTGCTTTCATCGGCTCCGTCGATGAACAAGGCTATCCGAATGTCAAGGCAATGCTTCAACCCCGGAGAAGAGAAGGGATAAAAGTATTCTACTTCACAACCAATACGTCGTCAATGCGTGTACGTCAATTCCTGTCTGACAATAAAGCGTGTGTCTATTTCTGTGACAACCGTTTTTTCAGAGGGGCAATGCTTCGCGGCACAATGGAAGTTCTGACCGATGCTGAAAGCAAGGAAATGATTTGGCGTGACGGGGATACTGAATACTACCCACAAGGTGTCACCGATCCCGATTATTGTGTGCTTAAATTTACCGCCATATCAGGTCGTTTTTACAGCAACTATCATTCAGAGGAATTTACGGTTGAGTGA
- a CDS encoding zinc ribbon domain-containing protein — MEQKFCQSCGMPLVDGNIGTNSDGSKSEDYCGYCYKGGVFLQDVNMSQMIEFCTQFTDQINKETGWNLTPQQAKAHMQQIFPTLKRWKEKDERSLIEKATHLLSQCKEVTLASVNADGFPRPVPLDKIHSLGCNEVWIVTAADSEKVADFRLNPKAGLSYSFYGDSVALRGTVEIITDDETRKLMWQEYFINYFPGGPADPNYVLIRFIGNEATIWINREFAHISI, encoded by the coding sequence ATGGAACAGAAATTTTGTCAAAGCTGCGGTATGCCTCTTGTAGATGGTAACATCGGCACAAATTCAGACGGAAGCAAAAGCGAGGACTATTGTGGCTACTGCTACAAAGGAGGTGTTTTCCTACAAGATGTCAACATGAGTCAGATGATAGAGTTCTGCACTCAGTTTACCGACCAGATTAACAAGGAAACGGGTTGGAATCTTACGCCCCAACAAGCAAAGGCTCACATGCAACAAATCTTCCCAACACTCAAACGCTGGAAAGAGAAAGATGAAAGAAGTTTGATTGAAAAAGCTACACACCTACTTTCGCAGTGCAAAGAGGTTACGTTGGCATCGGTCAATGCGGACGGTTTTCCGCGCCCTGTGCCATTGGATAAAATTCACTCGTTAGGATGCAATGAGGTTTGGATAGTGACCGCAGCAGACTCCGAAAAGGTTGCCGATTTCAGGCTCAATCCCAAAGCCGGGCTTTCTTACTCGTTTTATGGCGACAGTGTTGCGTTGCGCGGCACGGTCGAAATCATTACGGATGATGAAACCCGTAAACTGATGTGGCAGGAGTATTTTATAAATTACTTTCCCGGCGGCCCGGCAGATCCGAACTATGTGCTTATCCGTTTTATCGGAAATGAGGCTACCATCTGGATAAACCGCGAATTTGCTCACATCTCCATATAA
- the bla gene encoding class A beta-lactamase, translated as MRKLLFIIIYLSFISPAFAGGNKAIENALQEYIKGKDARIGIAIIINGKDTVSVNGNRDFPMMSVVKFPLALTVANWVDTNNMSLSDTVTFSGKSLKEDTYSPMLKKYGKSRNAMTVRELLEWSLVESDNNAADILLNCVGGVSGATSKMRQIGISDEIVIGASEEDMHRDPYLSYLNRTTPLAMAQLFDRFNNEMRNASQSYSEISVMLKQCRTGLDRLALPLLPTNATIGHKTGTGFPTPEGRISAVNDCGYVNLPNGTRYSIAVFVADSGYDMAATSAIIAEISKIVWKRLTKQK; from the coding sequence ATGAGGAAGTTGCTGTTTATAATTATATATCTGTCTTTTATATCGCCTGCCTTCGCTGGTGGAAACAAGGCGATAGAGAATGCTTTGCAAGAGTATATCAAAGGGAAAGATGCCCGGATAGGTATCGCGATCATTATCAATGGCAAAGACACCGTATCTGTCAACGGTAATCGGGATTTCCCGATGATGAGCGTAGTCAAATTTCCGCTGGCTCTGACGGTTGCCAATTGGGTAGATACGAACAATATGTCCCTGAGCGATACCGTCACATTCAGCGGGAAATCATTGAAAGAGGACACTTATAGCCCTATGCTAAAAAAGTATGGTAAGAGTCGAAATGCCATGACTGTAAGAGAACTGCTTGAATGGTCGTTGGTGGAGAGTGACAACAATGCAGCGGATATACTACTGAATTGTGTCGGCGGGGTATCCGGTGCAACATCAAAAATGAGGCAGATAGGCATCTCTGATGAAATTGTAATCGGAGCCTCGGAAGAAGATATGCACCGTGATCCATATCTAAGTTACCTTAACCGTACCACCCCCTTGGCAATGGCGCAACTCTTTGACAGGTTTAACAACGAAATGAGAAACGCATCACAGTCATATTCTGAAATATCCGTCATGCTTAAACAGTGTCGCACGGGGCTTGACAGGCTTGCTTTACCCCTTTTGCCTACTAATGCAACAATAGGGCATAAGACAGGTACGGGATTTCCGACACCCGAAGGTCGCATATCAGCAGTAAATGATTGTGGATATGTAAATTTGCCTAACGGCACAAGGTATTCAATTGCTGTGTTTGTTGCTGATTCTGGTTACGACATGGCAGCGACATCAGCCATAATTGCCGAGATTTCCAAGATAGTTTGGAAACGTTTGACTAAACAAAAATAA
- a CDS encoding BlaI/MecI/CopY family transcriptional regulator gives MEQLTKREEEVMNKFWDKGEATVKEIIATYPEPHPSRTAISTFVKFLVEKGFLGHKPAGNNGFIYYPLIEREEYCGNNLKNVVQRYFNNSIRGVISTLVRDRKMSDDEVRDLINQVIEGNRQE, from the coding sequence ATGGAGCAACTTACCAAGCGTGAAGAAGAGGTGATGAACAAGTTTTGGGATAAGGGTGAAGCTACCGTTAAGGAGATTATCGCCACTTATCCCGAACCCCATCCAAGTCGAACCGCCATATCTACATTTGTGAAGTTTCTTGTCGAGAAGGGCTTTTTAGGCCACAAGCCGGCAGGAAATAACGGATTTATCTATTACCCCCTTATTGAAAGAGAGGAGTATTGTGGCAACAATCTTAAAAATGTTGTTCAGCGATATTTCAATAACTCCATTCGTGGTGTGATTAGCACACTTGTAAGAGATAGGAAAATGTCGGATGATGAAGTCCGTGATTTGATAAATCAGGTAATCGAAGGCAACCGCCAAGAATAG